The Bos javanicus breed banteng chromosome 11, ARS-OSU_banteng_1.0, whole genome shotgun sequence genome includes a window with the following:
- the LOC133256485 gene encoding elongation factor 1-beta-like translates to MTEAGDDLWNYLSLQQKQEKTVLMKKLKGIECNRPFFLVVLSADQLHASFPPLPPSSRLVVATGFGDLKSPAGLQVLHDYLADKSYIEGYMPSQADVAVFEAVSRPPPADLCHALHWYNHIKSYEKEKASLPGVKKALGKYGPANVEDTAESGATDSKDDEDMDLFGSDEEEESEEAKRIREEHLAQYESKKARKQALVTKSSILLDVKPWDDEPDMAKLEECVRSIQADGLVWGFSKLVLVGYGIKKLQTQRVVEDDKVGTDMLEEQITAFDEYVQFMDVAAFNKI, encoded by the exons ATGACGGAAGCAGGTGATGATTTGTGGAACTATCTTAGTCTCcaacagaaacaagaaaagacaGTTTTGATGAAGAAGTTGAAAGGAATAGAATGTAATAG GCCTTTTTTCCTCGTAGTGCTCAGCGCTGACCAGTTGCACGCCTCTTTTCCTCCACTGCCTCCCAGTTCTAGATTAGTTGTCGCCACGGGTTTTGGAGACTTGAAAAGCCCCGCTGGCCTCCAGGTGCTCCATGACTACTTGGCAGACAAGAGTTACATAGAGGGATATATGCCATCACAAGCAGATGTGGCAGTATTTGAAGCCGTCTCCAGGCCACCACCTGCTGACTTATGTCATGCCCTCCATTGGTATAATCATATCAAATCTTATGAGAAGGAAAAGGCCAGCCTGCCAGGAGTGAAGAAAGCTTTGGGCAAGTATGGCCCTGCTAATGTGGAAGACACCGCAGAAAGTGGAGCTACAGATAGTAAAGATGATGAGGACATGGATCTCTTTGGATctgatgaggaggaggaaagtgaagaagCCAAGAGGATAAGAGAAGAACATCTTGCCCAGTATGAGTCAAAGAAAGCCAGAAAACAAGCACTTGTCACCAAGTCTTCCATCTTATTAGATGTGAAACCTTGGGATGATGAGCCTGATATGGCAAAACTAGAGGAATGTGTCAGAAGCATTCAAGCAGATGGCTTGGTCTGGGGCTTTTCTAAACTAGTTCTGGTTGGGTATGGCATTAAAAAACTTCAAACACAGCGTGTAGTTGAAGATGACAAAGTTGGGACAGACATGCTGGAGGAGCAGATCACTGCTTTCGATGAGTATGTACAGTTTATGGATGTGGCTGCATTCAACAAGATCTAA